The Engraulis encrasicolus isolate BLACKSEA-1 unplaced genomic scaffold, IST_EnEncr_1.0 scaffold_774_np1212, whole genome shotgun sequence nucleotide sequence CTCAGCACACACTCCTCAGAAGTCATAGAGCATTTAAACAAGACGGAGATGAGATGCCATGACCTGGTGGAGGACACAGCAGCAAAAACTTTCTCTGCCATGAAGAAGAAGCTGAGGACTTTCATGCAAAACTGCCATCACTACAAGTTAGAGTTTGTGGGGAAGCTCGAGTCAGTTCTTCCCTCTATTCGAGGGGGTGGAAAAGAGGAGAGTGCCCTTGAAGACATCCTTAAGGCTCATGAGAAATCTCCTTTCAACAGTGGAGCCCTGGATGTGTGGCTAAAGCAGAAGGAAAAGGAATCAGAGACACTGAAATCCTTCCTCAAGCAGCTAGAGAAACATGGCCTAAAACTGGATGACAACTTGGATGATATTTTGTCTGATGTAGACATCACAAACATTGTGAGCTTTTCATTTACCTCTTTAGACCAGCCTGATAGCAGCCTCGTGAAACAATCCAATTTCCTTACTCCCACAGGAATGATGACTGAAAGTCTGCAGGCGGATGTTCCACAGAGCATAAATACTGACTGGCTAACTGATACCAGACAAAGCATGAGGAGACAGTTACAACTGTTTGTGCAGTTGAAGAAGATGACCAACAGTGATGCCACCAAATTCATTGTTTCATCCAAATATGATGAGTGTTACCCTGGAGCCTGTATATTCATATACGAAGATGGGAATGATGAGCCTGTCACCTTCATTCCTCCGTCCAAACCTGCCACTCCAACCACCTCTGATGTATCGTTTGACGCATTAACAGTTGAGGTATCAGACCCAGATTCTGCCACTGCAGAGTATCGAGTAGAGTTCAGAAAGTGGCAGGAGACTGATTGGACATCTCACCCTGTGCAGAAAAACAAGAAGACAGTAACTCTGTCAGGACTGAAGCCAGGCACTAAATATGAGATCAGAGCCACAGCTGTGGGTAAACTTGGATATGTCGTCAGCAGTGAAATTGTTACTGTTGTGACTGCTAAACCTACTTCTAGCCCACCAACCAATTTGCAAGTGGAGATCGCACTTCGTCCAGGTCCTTTAGGTCCACCAGACTACATTGACCTGCTGATACAGTCAGAGGAACAGGAGGCCAGACCTGGATATCTGCGGCGCATCAAAGCATTacaggaaatgagagaaagagcTGTTATCGTGCAGAAGAGAGACAAAATTGCTCAAAATGATGAAATCAAAAACAAAGGCAGCATTCATTTTCTGCGCTACTTTAAATAATGCTGTTTTGTGTTTGCAAAATGTAGGGTGTATTATGGCTTTCATATTTCGTTTTGTTTGCATCTTTTCCCAATGTATTTCTTCAGAATTCGTTTTCAATAAAAAAGAGGAATGAAATTGTAAGCTTCCGTCTATGATAAAGTGGGTCCCTCTTCTCTGTGTTTTAAAGTACATAATCAGCAGCAGCAACTTCTCTCTGGCCACATTTGCTGATGGAGAAAGCAGTTTACTGCCATTGCAAATATCCCAAACCAACTATGAATGTATTGACTGGCAAAGTTTTATTAACTAATTATGGATGTATTTCGTTTTTTATTGAGGAGGTGGTTGTTGGTGTATTTGGTATTTTATTGAGGAGGTGGGTGTTGGTGCGATCATTTGGTTTGATTATGTATCACAAATTCCATAGTGTCACTTTGAATCTTTTATCACCTTTATGTTACTTTTTAAACATTTGTTTAATTGGAGGATTTTTTTGACATCTTTTATCACCTTTACTAATTGTGGGGATATATTTTTGCATTGCACCGATTACTTCATGTTTggattttgtctttgtcttttttattaCTATTCAATATCTCAGTGACTATTTCATAATCAGTGTCTTTCATAATCAGTCTCAAGATGAATTTTGTTTGAATTTAATTTCAGGCCTTGTGGGATTGTGGTGGGTTAGTTTCACTTATTTTCCCTTTCACTGGAGGACATTGGATCTTGATCCAGAGAGCTTGAGTATGTTGTAGAATGGTTCTCTGTATTTTTCTTTTACGGTACTTCAAGTTGGATGATTACTCTGCATTCTTAGTTATATTTTCCCTATGTAATCATGTGATTTCTGCTCAATAAAAAAACTTGATTTCATTTAGTGATTCTGGTCTCATCAATTTTGATGTTATCCTGGTACCTTGGCCTACCAAGTATTCAAGGCATTTTTGACATAAAGTCAGCAAACAGTCTAATTTAGTCAATTTGGGACTGCAACATGCCAAGCTCTATCTGGCCAACTTTGTCTCAAAAATGTCTTTTGGTGTCAGATTTTGGATTTTGGTACTAGTCTGTGTTGGACAAATGAAACAGATGAAAGATATGAAGTTGAGGTGCTGACCACTTGGAGTGATGTGCCCACACTGACCTCTACTGGCTGGATGAGTTAATGCACACAGTTCCCCATAGTGTTAAATGTGCATTTAAAGATGTAATGTTtgtattagtttatttccagaatccatgctgtccattcaaaaatgttaccttttcatgaataattaccaccaccatcacattctaagtaggCCAATTAAATATGACTGGGAATATTacactttttcatacatgaaaaaggggatcctctccatggtccgccactttgaatttccagcTGCAAAACTCATGGTACTTTTTGTCATacgagtaaatattagttcagtTTTTACTAAATATTCATGTAAATATTCATGGCAGTAGAGAGCAGTTTCCGTTTCAATGatctgcatagttgcaatacctactctggccaccatcctacactgtgcacctttaacacGATACAGTATCCTGTATTATGACTCACACAAGTCCCCTTAGAGATAGATTTCAACTAAACCACAGTACTTTATAACACATGGGAGTGTCCATAGTGTTGGATTTCCAGTGTGCAACATATAATACACTGAGTGAGTCCACTCAGTATTCCACTCAATATTCCACTTAGAATTTCACTACTCTACCCGAAGCCATAATTCCATTAGACTGCATTGGTTTGTATAGCAAATACACTATAAGcccccacattacattacatcgccaTTAGGGTGCATTAATTCATATAGTTACCTGTGATGTGCTATCATATTTGCTTTAGTTTTACATTTCCTACCTtttcttataggcctacatgatgataatggtgatgataatgatgatatttATTTGTGAAATACAAAGTATGGGGGATATGTAGGCTCAAAATAGCAGACCTGTCAACCCAACTGTAGATTATATATGCACAATAGAGTAAGACAGgggaagggtggggtggggtgggcagaCATGGACCAAGCAGCAAAACTGACATGTGTGTCCCTATACAAACA carries:
- the LOC134444844 gene encoding verrucotoxin subunit beta-like, translated to MCCLLAECGTENMALPKDIEIAALGRPFALGMLYDCRTDRLVPGVTLWDHDELQRNTDERQQRNSEFNITTLDSIEEKSNSLNVSGSLKLSLHGGLVNVAGSAKYFQDTKKSHKQERITLQYKTTTRYKALTMSHLGRGKVSYPNVFEEDTATHVVTAILYGANAYFVFDRELSNDENKKEVEGEAEIMMEKLKLFTVNASFNMDEKEKLAVEKFSCTFHGDFQLPSNPSTFSEAVNVYRQLPTLLGDNGEHAIPVKVWLYPLVKLDSKAAKLHREISNSLSTHSSEVIEHLNKTEMRCHDLVEDTAAKTFSAMKKKLRTFMQNCHHYKLEFVGKLESVLPSIRGGGKEESALEDILKAHEKSPFNSGALDVWLKQKEKESETLKSFLKQLEKHGLKLDDNLDDILSDVDITNIVSFSFTSLDQPDSSLVKQSNFLTPTGMMTESLQADVPQSINTDWLTDTRQSMRRQLQLFVQLKKMTNSDATKFIVSSKYDECYPGACIFIYEDGNDEPVTFIPPSKPATPTTSDVSFDALTVEVSDPDSATAEYRVEFRKWQETDWTSHPVQKNKKTVTLSGLKPGTKYEIRATAVGKLGYVVSSEIVTVVTAKPTSSPPTNLQVEIALRPGPLGPPDYIDLLIQSEEQEARPGYLRRIKALQEMRERAVIVQKRDKIAQNDEIKNKGSIHFLRYFK